Genomic DNA from Phycisphaerae bacterium:
GTACTCGAACTACGAGGTGATGAACCAATGCTTGGCGGCGTCAGGCTGCCAGGTGGTGACCGTGGCCGTGCGCCGCGATGTTCTGCGGCCGGAGGGCGGCAAGCGGGAACAGAGCCTCTTGGATGCCCTGGATCCGACCCGTTACACCATTCTGCCGAACACGGCCGGCTGCTTCAGCGCCGAGGACGCCGTCCGGGCTGCCCGGCTCAGCCGCGAGCTTCTTGAAGGGCTCGACAACCCCGGAGCACAGTGGGTCAAGCTTGAGGTCCTCGCCGACAAGAGGACGCTTCTGCCCGACCCGATCGGCAGTCTCCAGGCAACCGAGAAACTTGTCAAAGAGGGTTTTGCCGTTCTGGTCTACACCTCCGACGACCCGATCATGGCCAAGCGCCTCAAAGAGGCGGGGGCCACGAGCGTTATGCCGGCCGGCTCGCCCATCGGCAGCGGACAGGGCGTCCTCAACCCCAACAACATCCGGATCATCATCGAGTATCTCAAGGAAAATGATCCCGACTACCCGGTGATCGTCGACGCCGGCGTGGGAACCGCCTCGGACGTGACCGTCGCGATGGAACTGGGCAGCGACGGCGTGCTCCTCAACACCGGCATCGCCGGAGCCGCCGACCCCGTCCGCATGGCCCATGCGATGCGACATGCGGTCGAAGCGGGCCGACTGGCCTTCTTGGCTGGCCGTATACCGAAAAAACTGTACGCGACCGCTTCAAGCCCGACCGAGGGCGTCATCGCCCCGGCCGCTCGAACGCGTTGATGGAGCCTCCGGTGCAGCGCCGAACCCGAAACAGAATCTGTATCTGGCTGATCGTCGGTGGTCTGGCCAACTTCCTGGTCTACACCGTGGTCTACGCTTATCTGGGGGGGGACGCCCGAAACGGCGCCAAAGAGAAAATCACCGACCCCGATGGCCGGGTGGAAGAGATGTTTTACATCCGCGGCCACTTCCTTCATGGCGCCGAAGTCGGTCGGCCCACGGCCGTCTCACGGGCGGTCTGGATCTACAGCTATCTTCACTCCATCTCCATCTGGCCGACGCAAGGA
This window encodes:
- a CDS encoding thiazole synthase gives rise to the protein MTDAGIKLGPFQFSSRLFVGTGKYSNYEVMNQCLAASGCQVVTVAVRRDVLRPEGGKREQSLLDALDPTRYTILPNTAGCFSAEDAVRAARLSRELLEGLDNPGAQWVKLEVLADKRTLLPDPIGSLQATEKLVKEGFAVLVYTSDDPIMAKRLKEAGATSVMPAGSPIGSGQGVLNPNNIRIIIEYLKENDPDYPVIVDAGVGTASDVTVAMELGSDGVLLNTGIAGAADPVRMAHAMRHAVEAGRLAFLAGRIPKKLYATASSPTEGVIAPAARTR